One genomic region from Spirochaetaceae bacterium encodes:
- a CDS encoding NAD(P)H-hydrate dehydratase, which produces LYADRDTYPLLAPAARSAMCRRLDAAGGPELRARLARHQALLVGPGWGRSSDRRALLGELLAAPLPGVLDADGLTLLAELAADEGRPRPLGGRWVLTPHPGEMGRMLGTSTAQVLADPYAAAAAAAARWQAAVILKGHVSCVASAAGLAILDAGNPALATGGSGDVLAGVVAGLLSRGLNTDAAARAAVLVHSRAGREAARAGGWIVAEDLLPHVGRAAWPRPAHGVHQRGRYRPPFRHRRRRSR; this is translated from the coding sequence CTGTACGCGGACCGCGACACCTACCCGCTGCTGGCGCCGGCCGCGCGCTCAGCCATGTGCCGGCGCCTGGATGCCGCCGGCGGGCCGGAGTTGCGGGCACGGCTGGCGCGGCACCAGGCGCTGCTGGTGGGGCCGGGGTGGGGCAGGAGCAGCGACCGGCGCGCCCTCCTCGGCGAGTTGCTGGCGGCGCCGCTGCCCGGCGTGCTGGACGCCGACGGCCTGACCCTGCTCGCCGAGCTCGCCGCTGACGAGGGACGCCCGCGGCCGCTGGGCGGGCGCTGGGTGCTCACCCCTCACCCCGGCGAGATGGGGCGCATGCTCGGCACCTCCACGGCGCAGGTGCTGGCCGATCCGTACGCGGCCGCGGCCGCCGCGGCCGCGCGCTGGCAGGCGGCCGTGATACTCAAGGGCCACGTGAGCTGCGTGGCGAGCGCGGCCGGGCTGGCGATTCTCGATGCCGGCAACCCGGCGCTGGCCACCGGCGGCTCCGGCGACGTGCTCGCCGGCGTGGTGGCCGGTCTGCTGAGCCGCGGACTGAATACGGATGCCGCCGCCCGCGCGGCGGTACTGGTGCACTCGCGCGCCGGCCGCGAGGCCGCCCGCGCCGGCGGATGGATCGTGGCTGAGGATCTGCTGCCGCACGTAGGACGCGCGGCCTGGCCTCGCCCGGCACACGGCGTACATCAGCGCGGCCGGTACCGCCCGCCTTTCCGGCATCGGCGCCGCCGGTCGCGTTGA